The window CAACGGAGACGGTGCCGAGCGCTCGGAGCCACGGGACGCGCGCATCGAGTATCTTGACTACGAGGTGCTCGCAGACCACGGGTGGAGCATCGACGACCCGGACCTCTTCGAGAAGGCGTCGAACGCCGACCTCGCACACGACGACCACGGCGTGTTCCTCGCCGAACGTGGCGAGACGCTGCTCGAAGCCGCCGAGAATCGCGGCTTCTCGTGGCCGTTCGCCTGTCGGGGCGGCGCGTGTGCGAACTGCGCGGTCGCCGTCGTCGACGGGGAACTGGAGTCGACCGTCGACAACATCCTCTCCAGCGAGATGATCGACGACGGCTTTCGACTCTCGTGTATCGGCCGCCCCGTCAGCGGCGATATGAAAGTCGTGTTCAACGTGAAGCACCTGCCGGGCCTCGACGAACTCAGGCTACCCGCAGACCGCTTCGAGCGTGCCCGCGCAGACGACTGATCGGCGTTCTGCTGACAGGTTCTCGGGCAGGGCCGATCGCTTCTGTGCTTGGTGACTGCACTTTATGGTCCTCCGAGTGGCACTCGTGAGCAAATGCTGGTGGATTTGTGAGCAAACATCGTTGGCTACTCGCGTGGGGATTAGGGTCGATCGCAGCGGGAGCGGCATCGCTGTTGATTCCCTTGTACGTCGTCCAACTGGGTGGCGACCCGTTCGAACTGGGGCTGTTGGGCGCGGTGGCGGCGTTCGTCGGCGCGCCCGGTGCGATCGTGTGGGGGCGACTCGCCGATCGAACGCACAACCCGCGCGGTGTGCTCCTCGGTAGTCTCGTCGGGATGGGCGCGCTACTGTTCCTGACGCCCGCGCTCACCGCGATCCCTATGTTGATCGCGGTGAACGCGCTGGTCTGGTTGGTGTTCGCGGCCGCCGGGCCCGTGTTGACGCTGTTGGTCGTCGCCGACGTCCCCGAGTCGGCCTGGAACCACGAGATAGCCCTGCTCAACAAGTACCAGGGGTACGGCTGGGCGGGCGGTCTCTTGCTGGGAATCGTCTGGTCGGCGACCGTCGGACGCGTGCTCGGGCCGACCGCGACGACGCAGTCGCTGTTCGTCGCGTGTGCCCTCGCAACCGCGCTCGCAGCCGTGTTGCTCGCGCGGTGGATGCCGCGGCCGTCCGAGCGCGCGGTCGAGCGTGTCGACGCTCGCCGAATCGCTCGCCTCCTGTCGGTCGGTCGCCGCGGCGTCCGGGGCGCGACGTTCGTGTTCAACCCGAATCGGCTCTACTGGTCGACGCGGTCGGTCCACCCGAAGCGACTGGCCGACCGCTTCACGCCGACGCTGGCGGTGTACTTCGTCGGCGTCGTCCTCTTCTTCACGGGGTTCACCGCCTTCTTCGCGCCGTTGCCTCTGTATCTCACGGACGTTGGCTTCTCGTCGGACCTCGTGTTCGGCCTGTATCTGGTGTCGAGTCTGGGGTCGGCCGCCTCCTACACAGTCGCCGGGACGCTGAGT of the Halobaculum limi genome contains:
- the fer gene encoding ferredoxin Fer; protein product: MDSPYDVLGLDADADDAAVERAYRRRVKETHPDQGGSIAEFQRVRRAYEAVISGEATPPSAVDPTPESGEVETDEDGERTPGTRAPGASANAASNGDGAERSEPRDARIEYLDYEVLADHGWSIDDPDLFEKASNADLAHDDHGVFLAERGETLLEAAENRGFSWPFACRGGACANCAVAVVDGELESTVDNILSSEMIDDGFRLSCIGRPVSGDMKVVFNVKHLPGLDELRLPADRFERARADD
- a CDS encoding MFS transporter, with the translated sequence MSKHRWLLAWGLGSIAAGAASLLIPLYVVQLGGDPFELGLLGAVAAFVGAPGAIVWGRLADRTHNPRGVLLGSLVGMGALLFLTPALTAIPMLIAVNALVWLVFAAAGPVLTLLVVADVPESAWNHEIALLNKYQGYGWAGGLLLGIVWSATVGRVLGPTATTQSLFVACALATALAAVLLARWMPRPSERAVERVDARRIARLLSVGRRGVRGATFVFNPNRLYWSTRSVHPKRLADRFTPTLAVYFVGVVLFFTGFTAFFAPLPLYLTDVGFSSDLVFGLYLVSSLGSAASYTVAGTLSSRFDLRLLQSAAVGSRAVLMPLVAVVGTVLAAGLVGTVVTGTLFLAIGVAWAVIAVTAGTIVTRIAPPSVRGEALGLYAALSTFAGGIGSLGGGALANAFGFVTAFVAAGVVICCGAGVVLALRSLSTRTRMTHETPPHGREALAATDD